Proteins from a genomic interval of Paenibacillus thermoaerophilus:
- a CDS encoding response regulator transcription factor: MSKRRVLLVDDERMILEGISRLVNWASAGTELIGTARNGMEALEFVRAHEPDIVVTDIRMPGMDGLELVAKVKESHPHIRAIMLSGFNEFEYARTAMQHGVKHYLLKPTNEEKILEALRELVRELDREAGEAQYVSNVRERLEKVLPQVKEQFLKEFVTNKTYGYRDWDYYRGLFGFDDVNRPVRIVLFHLDAPFEFEHLFAVKNIAEDLLSGIVLSTTFGDHAIIVVENPEDVSSLLERLKRIGETFAGFYRMETTIAVSDADEMVRARRLYKQAADCLGYRFYLGAGSLITPDDIGMPDHVEEFAYDPEPLCLMIKSGNRAEAMAEIDRYIERLSEQRFDSQRTKSYVIELYLAVVRLSPPEQLPRFMNGLAAFMEADSLTAMRGMFKRTAEEIAGQYDEQNRVKQSGIVGKVLELIETHLHDPNFSLQAVAQHMLYMNADYLGKLFRKETGEKFSNYVMRVRVNKAMETMRANPDIKIFELAERFGFGDNPQYFSQVFKKVSGLTPSEYMRQLSKPGTD, encoded by the coding sequence TTGAGCAAACGTCGGGTTTTGCTGGTCGACGACGAACGGATGATTCTGGAGGGCATCTCCAGGCTGGTCAATTGGGCAAGCGCTGGAACCGAGCTGATCGGAACGGCCCGCAACGGCATGGAAGCGCTTGAATTTGTCCGGGCCCATGAGCCGGATATTGTGGTCACCGATATCCGCATGCCGGGAATGGACGGTCTGGAGCTGGTAGCCAAGGTGAAGGAAAGCCATCCGCATATCCGCGCCATCATGCTGTCGGGCTTTAACGAATTCGAATACGCACGAACGGCGATGCAGCACGGCGTGAAGCATTATCTGCTGAAGCCCACCAACGAGGAGAAAATATTGGAGGCGCTGCGCGAGCTGGTTCGGGAGCTCGACCGCGAGGCGGGCGAAGCGCAATATGTCAGCAACGTCCGGGAACGTCTGGAGAAAGTGCTGCCGCAGGTCAAGGAGCAGTTCCTCAAGGAGTTCGTGACGAACAAAACGTACGGCTACCGGGATTGGGACTATTACCGCGGGCTGTTCGGATTCGATGACGTCAATCGGCCGGTGCGGATCGTGCTGTTCCATCTGGACGCGCCGTTTGAATTCGAGCATCTGTTCGCGGTGAAAAACATCGCCGAGGATCTGCTGTCGGGCATCGTTCTGAGCACGACGTTCGGCGACCATGCGATTATCGTCGTGGAAAATCCGGAGGATGTCTCCAGCTTGCTGGAACGGCTCAAGCGGATCGGAGAGACGTTTGCGGGCTTTTACCGGATGGAGACGACCATCGCGGTCAGCGACGCGGACGAAATGGTCCGCGCGCGCCGGTTGTACAAGCAGGCGGCGGACTGCCTGGGCTACCGCTTTTATCTGGGCGCCGGCAGCCTCATCACGCCGGACGACATCGGCATGCCGGACCATGTCGAGGAATTCGCCTACGATCCGGAACCTTTATGCCTGATGATCAAATCCGGCAACCGCGCCGAGGCGATGGCGGAGATCGACCGGTACATCGAGCGGCTGTCGGAGCAGCGGTTCGACAGCCAGCGGACAAAGTCCTACGTCATCGAACTTTATCTGGCCGTCGTGCGGCTGAGCCCGCCGGAACAACTGCCCCGATTCATGAACGGATTGGCCGCGTTTATGGAAGCTGACTCGCTGACCGCCATGCGCGGCATGTTCAAGCGAACCGCGGAGGAGATCGCGGGCCAATATGACGAACAGAACCGCGTCAAGCAATCCGGCATCGTCGGCAAGGTGCTCGAACTGATCGAAACCCACCTTCACGATCCGAATTTCTCCTTGCAAGCCGTCGCCCAGCACATGTTGTACATGAACGCGGATTATTTGGGCAAGTTGTTTCGCAAGGAGACGGGCGAGAAATTTTCCAACTACGTCATGCGGGTGCGCGTGAACAAGGCGATGGAGACGATGCGTGCCAATCCCGACATCAAAATATTCGAGCTGGCGGAGCGGTTCGGGTTCGGCGACAATCCGCAGTATTTCAGCCAGGTGTTCAAGAAGGTGTCGGGGCTGACCCCGTCGGAATATATGCGCCAGTTGTCGAAACCCGGAACGGACTAG
- a CDS encoding ABC transporter substrate-binding protein, whose protein sequence is MKKRSTLALMMAGVMAVAAGCGGSGSDGQSSAAGNSAAPSASASEGKKDPVTLRVAWWGGQARHDYTLKVIDLYKQKNPHVTIETEYAAFDDYWKKLAPQAAANNLPDVFQMDISYLTQYGGRGQLEDLQPLIDKKLIDTSSISETTLSGGKVDGKLYAFTAGVNALAQITDAEALKKMGITLSKDWTWDDLDKMAATVKANGKIMGGYRHDVFFAYYLRTVGQKMYAADGTQLGYADDKPFIDYFTRYQKWYDSGVLLSLDKEATKKGTPEEDEMVPGNSVSSNGWSNQFLGLANAVKRPLELQPLPGPGAKEGLFLKPSMYFSIPKSSKVKEEAAKFIDFFINDIEANKIIKGERGVPVSSKVKEALKPLLTENEVKVFDYVAWAEQNSSPMDPPNPVGSIEVEKLLKDISEQILYKKISVEDAAKKFRTEANAVLAKNKK, encoded by the coding sequence ATGAAGAAAAGATCGACACTCGCGCTGATGATGGCGGGGGTTATGGCCGTAGCGGCGGGCTGCGGCGGTTCCGGCAGCGACGGCCAGTCTTCCGCCGCGGGCAATTCCGCCGCTCCCAGCGCATCGGCCTCCGAAGGCAAGAAAGATCCGGTTACGCTTCGCGTCGCCTGGTGGGGGGGCCAAGCCCGTCATGACTATACGCTAAAAGTAATCGATCTGTACAAGCAAAAAAATCCGCATGTCACGATCGAAACGGAATATGCCGCGTTTGACGATTACTGGAAGAAGCTGGCTCCGCAAGCGGCCGCCAACAATTTGCCCGACGTCTTTCAGATGGACATCTCCTACCTGACGCAATACGGCGGCCGGGGCCAACTTGAAGACCTGCAGCCGCTGATCGACAAAAAGCTGATCGATACGAGCTCGATCTCGGAGACGACGCTTTCGGGCGGCAAAGTCGACGGCAAGCTGTACGCGTTTACGGCCGGCGTCAACGCGCTGGCGCAAATCACGGACGCGGAAGCACTCAAGAAAATGGGTATCACGCTGAGCAAGGACTGGACGTGGGACGACCTGGACAAAATGGCGGCCACGGTCAAAGCGAACGGCAAAATTATGGGCGGCTACCGCCACGACGTCTTCTTCGCTTATTATCTGCGCACCGTCGGACAAAAAATGTACGCGGCGGACGGCACGCAATTGGGCTACGCGGACGACAAGCCGTTTATCGATTATTTCACGCGCTATCAAAAATGGTACGACTCCGGCGTGCTGCTGTCCCTGGACAAAGAAGCGACGAAAAAAGGAACGCCGGAAGAAGACGAGATGGTTCCGGGCAACTCCGTATCTTCCAACGGCTGGTCCAACCAGTTCCTGGGCCTCGCGAACGCGGTCAAGCGTCCGCTTGAGCTGCAGCCGCTGCCGGGACCCGGTGCCAAAGAAGGCCTCTTCCTGAAGCCGTCGATGTACTTCTCGATTCCGAAAAGCTCCAAAGTCAAAGAAGAAGCCGCGAAATTCATCGATTTCTTCATTAACGACATCGAAGCGAACAAAATCATCAAAGGCGAGCGCGGCGTGCCGGTCTCCTCGAAAGTGAAGGAGGCGCTCAAACCGCTGCTGACGGAGAACGAAGTCAAAGTATTCGACTACGTCGCCTGGGCCGAGCAAAACAGCAGCCCGATGGACCCGCCGAACCCGGTCGGTTCGATCGAAGTCGAGAAGCTGCTCAAGGACATCAGTGAGCAGATTCTGTACAAAAAAATCTCCGTCGAAGACGCGGCGAAAAAATTCCGTACGGAAGCGAACGCCGTTCTGGCGAAAAACAAAAAATAA
- a CDS encoding carbohydrate ABC transporter permease codes for MKLKNWKESDNIVGYVFTSPFILGFLIFTLYPILSSLYYSFTDYNLFDKPNFIGFDNFEKIFTGDPKIMKSFQVTFTYVFGSVPMRLAFALIVAMLLNKAISGIGLYRSAYYLPSLIGGSVAVSIMWSQIFGDKGLLNGFLGLIGIETSTNWIGNPGTALWTLVALSAWQFGSSMLIFLAGLKNIPISYYEAASVDGANAFHRFFKITLPLLSPVILFNLIMQTISAFMTFTPAYIISRGEGGPLDNTLLYSLYLYRQAFQFYDMGYASAMAWVMLIIIGLITLLIFQSSKLWVHYESKGER; via the coding sequence ATGAAGCTCAAAAACTGGAAGGAAAGCGACAACATCGTCGGGTATGTGTTTACATCCCCGTTTATCCTCGGTTTTCTGATCTTTACGCTGTATCCGATTTTATCGTCGCTGTATTATTCCTTCACCGATTACAACCTGTTCGACAAGCCCAACTTTATCGGCTTCGACAACTTCGAAAAAATATTCACCGGCGATCCGAAAATCATGAAGTCGTTCCAGGTGACGTTCACCTACGTGTTCGGCAGCGTCCCGATGCGCCTGGCGTTCGCCCTGATCGTCGCGATGCTGCTCAATAAAGCCATCAGCGGCATCGGCCTGTACCGCTCCGCTTATTACTTGCCGTCCTTGATCGGCGGCAGCGTGGCCGTCTCGATCATGTGGTCGCAAATTTTCGGCGACAAAGGTCTGCTGAACGGGTTCCTCGGCCTGATCGGCATCGAGACGTCGACGAACTGGATCGGCAATCCGGGCACCGCCCTCTGGACGCTGGTCGCGTTGTCCGCGTGGCAGTTCGGTTCGTCCATGCTGATTTTCCTGGCCGGCCTCAAAAACATCCCGATATCCTATTACGAAGCCGCCAGCGTGGACGGGGCCAACGCGTTCCACCGTTTTTTCAAGATTACGCTTCCGCTGCTCAGCCCGGTTATTCTGTTTAACCTGATCATGCAGACGATCTCGGCTTTTATGACGTTTACGCCGGCGTATATTATCTCCCGCGGCGAAGGCGGACCGCTGGACAACACACTGCTGTATTCGCTGTATCTGTACCGCCAGGCGTTCCAATTTTACGATATGGGTTACGCTTCCGCGATGGCCTGGGTCATGCTGATCATAATCGGTCTGATCACGCTGCTGATCTTTCAAAGCTCCAAGCTCTGGGTGCATTACGAATCGAAAGGAGAACGGTGA
- a CDS encoding carbohydrate ABC transporter permease — protein sequence MSTKRKFKPFGYHLLVGGLALAMIYPILWMVASSLKPNDEIFSRAYSLIPSTLAFENYKTGWQGFAGTSFGTFFKNSFIIAVISTLGAVVSSALVAYGFGRTNFFGKNFWFACVMMTMMLPHDVTMIPQYVMFAKLEWLNSFKPVIVPQFFAVPFFVFLILQFIRSIPHELDEAAKMDGCNKYMIFFRVIVPLIVPALVTSTIFSFYWRWDDFFAPLLYLNKPELYPVSLALKNFLDAESLSNWGGMFAMSTLSLLPIVIVFFIFQKYIVEGISTSGLKG from the coding sequence ATGTCGACGAAGCGCAAGTTCAAACCATTCGGTTACCATCTCCTTGTCGGCGGACTCGCCCTGGCGATGATCTACCCGATCCTCTGGATGGTCGCCAGCTCGCTCAAGCCGAACGACGAGATTTTCTCCCGGGCGTATTCGCTTATTCCGAGCACGCTTGCTTTCGAGAACTACAAAACCGGCTGGCAGGGCTTCGCCGGCACTTCGTTCGGCACGTTTTTCAAAAACTCGTTTATCATCGCCGTTATCTCGACGCTAGGCGCCGTCGTATCCTCCGCGCTGGTCGCTTACGGATTCGGCCGGACGAATTTCTTCGGCAAAAACTTCTGGTTCGCCTGCGTCATGATGACGATGATGCTGCCGCACGACGTGACGATGATTCCGCAATACGTCATGTTCGCCAAGCTCGAATGGCTGAACTCGTTCAAACCGGTAATCGTCCCGCAGTTTTTCGCCGTGCCGTTTTTCGTCTTCCTGATCCTGCAGTTTATCCGCAGCATTCCGCACGAGCTGGACGAAGCGGCGAAGATGGACGGCTGCAACAAATATATGATTTTCTTCCGTGTGATCGTGCCGCTGATTGTGCCGGCGCTCGTCACGTCGACGATCTTCTCGTTCTACTGGCGCTGGGATGATTTTTTTGCGCCGCTGCTGTACCTGAACAAGCCGGAGCTGTATCCTGTGTCGCTGGCTCTGAAAAATTTCCTCGACGCCGAATCACTCAGCAACTGGGGCGGCATGTTCGCCATGTCGACGCTGTCGCTTCTGCCGATTGTCATTGTTTTTTTTATCTTCCAGAAGTATATTGTAGAGGGGATTAGCACCAGCGGTCTGAAAGGGTAA
- a CDS encoding glycoside hydrolase family 88/105 protein, with protein MPPLQFDKEEILDAIDRVVHRTFRMDFNWDWPGGVAFYGVTEAYEATGKQQYLDLLKAWVDENLEDGLPRMSINSISIGHSLLTLYKATGDQRYIEEATKMAEYLKHEAPRFGEGVFQHTVNSETYQFPEQAWVDTMFMAGYFLIRIGSMLGRDDFFEDGLRQYHGHENYLQDPVTNLYYHGWDNINQNHMSGIFWARGNSWAALTMSRALSIVPVDHPSFMVIECSLRDQLSSLVRLQGEDGLWHTVLDDPTSYTETSGSAGIAAALLGCGRLYNKYINKAIVGILGRIAEDGTVKGVSAGTAVMRDAQGYKDVPCKRIQGWGQGLALVFLSSLISKKDW; from the coding sequence ATGCCGCCGCTTCAATTCGACAAGGAAGAAATTTTGGATGCGATCGACCGGGTCGTGCATCGTACGTTCCGGATGGACTTCAACTGGGATTGGCCCGGAGGAGTCGCGTTTTACGGCGTAACCGAGGCATACGAGGCGACAGGTAAACAACAATATCTCGACCTGCTCAAGGCATGGGTGGATGAAAACCTCGAAGACGGTCTGCCACGCATGTCCATCAACAGCATCTCCATCGGCCATTCGCTGCTGACGTTGTACAAGGCGACGGGTGACCAGCGCTATATAGAGGAAGCAACGAAGATGGCCGAGTACCTGAAGCACGAAGCGCCGCGCTTCGGCGAAGGCGTCTTCCAGCACACGGTGAATTCCGAGACGTACCAATTCCCGGAGCAGGCTTGGGTCGATACGATGTTTATGGCGGGCTACTTCCTCATCCGCATCGGTTCCATGCTCGGCAGGGACGACTTTTTCGAGGACGGCCTGAGGCAATACCACGGTCATGAGAATTACCTGCAAGACCCGGTTACGAATTTGTATTATCACGGCTGGGACAATATCAACCAGAACCATATGTCCGGCATTTTCTGGGCTCGCGGCAATTCGTGGGCGGCGCTGACGATGTCCCGCGCGCTGTCGATCGTGCCGGTCGACCATCCGTCGTTTATGGTCATCGAATGCTCGCTCCGCGACCAGTTGAGCTCGCTTGTGCGGCTGCAGGGCGAAGACGGACTGTGGCATACGGTGCTGGACGATCCGACCTCCTACACGGAAACTTCCGGATCGGCGGGCATCGCGGCCGCGCTGCTAGGCTGCGGACGCCTGTACAACAAGTACATCAACAAAGCGATCGTAGGCATTCTGGGACGTATCGCCGAAGACGGCACGGTGAAGGGCGTCTCGGCGGGCACGGCGGTGATGCGCGACGCGCAGGGCTACAAGGATGTTCCGTGCAAACGGATTCAAGGCTGGGGACAAGGCCTCGCGCTTGTGTTCCTGTCCTCCCTGATCTCCAAGAAAGACTGGTAA
- a CDS encoding DUF421 domain-containing protein yields the protein MPDWLDISWKSVVTILSLFVMTRMLGKKQLSQLNYFHYIAGITIGSIAAFISTDLEANFLIGLYGMALWAFIPLLFEWFAMKSLRLRKWLDGTPTVLIEKGRILEDNLRKARLTADELIQELRVKGVYRLADVEFAVLETDGQFSLKKMPGKEPATLEDLGLKPQEGASGHSVVVILDGKLMEDNLKSTGFEPVWLHKQLAKRKVKMKDVFLAQLDRHGQLDIDLYDDKMSHHS from the coding sequence ATGCCGGATTGGTTGGACATTTCATGGAAATCGGTTGTAACGATTCTGTCCCTGTTTGTGATGACCCGAATGCTCGGCAAAAAGCAACTGTCCCAGCTCAATTACTTTCACTATATCGCGGGCATTACGATCGGAAGCATCGCGGCGTTTATCTCCACGGATCTGGAGGCCAATTTTCTGATCGGGCTGTACGGAATGGCGTTATGGGCGTTTATTCCGCTGCTGTTCGAATGGTTTGCGATGAAGAGCCTCCGTCTGCGAAAATGGTTGGACGGCACGCCGACGGTTTTGATCGAGAAAGGAAGAATTCTGGAGGACAACTTGCGCAAGGCCCGCCTGACCGCGGACGAACTCATTCAGGAGTTGAGGGTGAAGGGCGTATACCGGTTGGCCGATGTGGAATTCGCCGTGTTGGAGACGGATGGGCAATTCAGCCTGAAAAAAATGCCGGGAAAAGAACCGGCGACGCTCGAGGATCTCGGGCTGAAGCCGCAGGAGGGCGCTTCGGGCCATTCCGTCGTCGTGATTTTGGACGGCAAGCTGATGGAAGACAACCTCAAGTCCACCGGTTTCGAGCCCGTCTGGCTGCATAAGCAGCTCGCCAAACGGAAGGTGAAGATGAAGGACGTTTTCCTCGCCCAGCTCGACAGGCATGGTCAATTGGATATCGATCTGTACGACGACAAAATGTCACATCATTCCTGA
- the spoVAC gene encoding stage V sporulation protein AC, with translation MATAKDSSKPLGKSPTKQQVEQQNYQQLAKQMEPARPVFANCIKAFVVGGVICLLGQGLTDLFKRFGFNQETASNPTVACLVILSVILTSFGVYDKIAQWAGAGTAVPVTGFANSMASAAIEHRSEGLVLGVGANMFKLAGSVIVFGTVAAFIVGIIHGLLDMTPWGGLH, from the coding sequence ATGGCAACAGCAAAAGATTCTTCCAAGCCGCTGGGCAAGTCGCCTACCAAACAGCAAGTGGAACAGCAAAATTATCAGCAGCTCGCCAAGCAGATGGAACCGGCAAGGCCGGTTTTCGCGAACTGCATCAAAGCGTTTGTCGTCGGAGGCGTCATCTGTCTGCTTGGTCAAGGCTTAACGGATTTGTTCAAGCGGTTCGGATTCAACCAGGAGACTGCCTCTAACCCGACGGTGGCTTGTCTGGTTATCCTGTCGGTTATCCTGACGAGCTTCGGGGTCTATGACAAAATTGCCCAATGGGCCGGCGCGGGCACGGCGGTGCCGGTCACGGGCTTCGCCAACTCCATGGCGTCCGCTGCCATCGAGCATCGCAGTGAAGGTCTCGTGCTCGGGGTCGGAGCGAATATGTTCAAGCTGGCCGGGTCGGTGATCGTGTTCGGAACCGTCGCCGCGTTTATCGTGGGCATCATTCACGGACTGCTGGATATGACGCCGTGGGGAGGTTTGCACTAA
- the spoVAD gene encoding stage V sporulation protein AD — protein sequence MLKGRQSWLFHKKPVILETATVVGPDEAAGPLGDQFDIVYDDWTLGQPSWEKAERKLMEDAAKLAVQKAGLKEDDINFFVGGDLMNQIISASFAARTLQIPFLGAFGACSTSMETLAMASILISSGGARYVLAGTCSHNCTAEKQFRYPTEYGSQKPPTAQYTVTGAGAAVIASTGEGPVVTAATIGRVVDMGIDDPFNMGAAMAPAAVDTMKAHFADLERQPGYYDLIVTGDLARVGYDIAVELLREQKVPMQQTTYKDCGLMIYDREKQQVQAGGSGCGCSATVTYGHILKQIRKGELNRVLVVATGSLLSPLSYQQGETIPCIAHAVAIERGDLT from the coding sequence ATGCTTAAAGGCCGTCAAAGCTGGCTGTTTCATAAAAAGCCGGTCATTCTGGAAACCGCGACAGTCGTAGGGCCCGACGAGGCGGCCGGACCGCTCGGGGATCAGTTCGACATCGTCTACGACGATTGGACGCTGGGCCAGCCGAGCTGGGAAAAAGCGGAGCGGAAGCTGATGGAGGATGCCGCCAAACTTGCCGTGCAAAAGGCGGGCCTCAAAGAGGACGACATCAATTTTTTCGTTGGCGGCGACTTAATGAACCAGATCATCAGCGCCAGCTTCGCCGCCCGAACACTGCAGATTCCTTTTCTGGGCGCATTCGGAGCCTGTTCGACTTCCATGGAGACCCTCGCGATGGCGTCCATCCTGATCAGCTCGGGCGGGGCCCGATACGTCCTGGCGGGCACGTGCAGCCATAACTGCACGGCCGAGAAGCAATTCCGGTATCCGACGGAATACGGCTCGCAAAAACCGCCGACCGCACAATACACGGTTACGGGGGCGGGGGCCGCGGTGATCGCTTCGACCGGCGAAGGCCCCGTCGTCACGGCGGCGACGATCGGCCGCGTCGTCGATATGGGCATCGACGATCCGTTTAATATGGGCGCTGCGATGGCCCCGGCGGCCGTGGACACGATGAAGGCGCATTTCGCCGATCTGGAGCGCCAGCCGGGCTATTACGATCTGATCGTCACGGGCGATTTGGCCCGGGTGGGCTACGATATCGCGGTCGAGCTGCTGCGCGAACAGAAGGTGCCGATGCAGCAGACGACCTATAAAGATTGCGGGCTTATGATATACGATCGCGAGAAGCAGCAGGTGCAGGCGGGCGGCAGCGGATGCGGCTGCTCGGCGACCGTGACATACGGCCATATCCTCAAGCAGATCCGCAAGGGCGAATTGAACCGGGTGCTGGTGGTGGCCACGGGTTCGTTGTTGTCTCCGCTGTCTTATCAGCAAGGCGAGACCATCCCGTGCATCGCGCACGCGGTGGCCATCGAACGGGGGGATCTCACATGA
- the spoVAE gene encoding stage V sporulation protein AE, whose amino-acid sequence MIYLWAFVIGGLICVCGQVLIDVFKQTPAHTMSILVVAGALLDGLGLYEPLVKFAGAGATVPITSFGNALVHGALTELNNTGWIGLITGIFKITSAGISAAIIFSFLAALVVRPKG is encoded by the coding sequence ATGATTTATTTATGGGCATTCGTGATCGGCGGATTGATCTGCGTCTGCGGGCAAGTGCTGATCGACGTATTCAAGCAAACGCCGGCTCATACGATGAGCATCCTCGTCGTTGCGGGCGCGTTGCTCGACGGGCTCGGCTTGTACGAGCCCCTCGTGAAATTCGCGGGCGCGGGAGCGACCGTGCCGATCACCAGCTTCGGCAACGCCCTTGTCCACGGGGCGCTGACAGAATTAAACAACACGGGCTGGATCGGGCTGATCACGGGCATTTTCAAAATTACGAGCGCCGGCATATCGGCGGCGATCATTTTCTCCTTTTTGGCCGCGCTGGTTGTCAGGCCGAAAGGTTGA
- a CDS encoding AAA family ATPase yields MDAVAQEAVWAAGRLKTNLESCILGKSSEIELLLTALLSGGHVLLEDVPGTGKTVLVKALAKSVNGQFRRIQCNPDLLPTDITGVSIYHPKQESFVFRPGPVMTNLLLVDEINRATTKTQSALLEAMEERSISADGENYPLPSPFLLIATQNPIDFEGTYPLPEAQLDRFLMKLRLGYPDHETEKQMLRDQAEQHPVERLAPVMDIEGLLALQQAVRQVHIDEAVSDYLVTIVQETRRHRSLALGASPRATLGLLAASKSLALLRGRDYVIPDDIKYLTPYVLSHRLLLQTDARLDGQTAESVLEQLLQGIRVPIRLEK; encoded by the coding sequence ATGGACGCTGTCGCACAGGAAGCCGTATGGGCGGCTGGACGTTTGAAGACGAATCTCGAATCTTGCATCCTGGGAAAAAGCAGCGAGATTGAGTTATTGCTGACGGCTCTGTTATCAGGAGGCCACGTCCTGCTCGAAGATGTGCCCGGAACCGGCAAAACCGTGCTGGTCAAGGCGCTTGCCAAATCCGTGAACGGACAATTCAGACGCATTCAATGCAATCCCGATTTGTTGCCGACCGATATTACCGGCGTCAGCATATACCACCCGAAGCAGGAATCGTTCGTATTCCGTCCCGGCCCCGTGATGACGAATCTGCTGCTCGTCGACGAGATCAACCGCGCCACGACCAAAACGCAGTCCGCGCTGCTGGAGGCGATGGAGGAGCGCTCCATATCGGCCGACGGCGAGAACTACCCGCTGCCTTCTCCTTTTCTTCTTATCGCCACGCAGAACCCGATCGACTTCGAAGGCACCTATCCGCTGCCGGAGGCTCAACTGGACCGCTTCCTGATGAAGCTGCGGCTCGGTTATCCCGATCACGAGACGGAAAAGCAAATGCTCCGCGATCAGGCGGAACAGCATCCCGTCGAGCGCCTGGCCCCGGTCATGGACATCGAAGGGCTGCTGGCGCTTCAGCAGGCCGTCCGCCAAGTGCATATCGACGAAGCGGTGTCCGATTATCTCGTGACGATCGTGCAGGAGACGAGAAGGCATCGCTCTCTGGCTCTGGGCGCCAGCCCGAGGGCGACGCTGGGCCTGCTCGCCGCGAGCAAGTCGCTGGCGCTGTTACGCGGCCGCGATTACGTCATCCCCGACGATATCAAATACTTAACCCCGTACGTGCTGTCCCACCGCTTGCTGCTGCAGACCGACGCAAGACTCGACGGACAGACGGCGGAGAGCGTGCTGGAGCAATTGCTCCAGGGAATACGCGTGCCGATCCGCCTGGAGAAATAA
- a CDS encoding DUF58 domain-containing protein: MREVRGQVRREPVVSKRVWGLSFLFVASLGFVLFQGGKLSMTVFMTVAVLCAYLLLGRWSGIKRVTGGRRLMNASASGSGREAGGSGELVLEAGQSMQVQVDIKVPGIWPIPYVLVRDRIVRKGGKEMSFEMSVILDWKRQGSAAYRTPPLKRGVYTLEELDCSTEDIFGLFEHKGTLRDARRFSVLPKTTSISDWPQLNRAYRGTHHQSATAQSVRETTQINGVREYIYGDRLSRVHWNATAKTGTWKSKEFEREALPRTILVLDRQAAAYRGDEPFELAVSVTASLLQFASRRDLAIGLLSAGSSPLYFEPRKLAGVSGAIWEHLTGVEADGKHPLPGLLREWCKSWPQGSLVAVVGPIGSESAYEALRWLKERQFNPHHIGIDQNRDGAQTESWRRLMRGEGIPHYVLSELDELSAALGGRAR, from the coding sequence ATGCGGGAAGTCAGGGGACAAGTCCGTCGGGAGCCGGTCGTCTCGAAGCGGGTATGGGGACTGAGCTTCCTGTTTGTCGCCAGCCTCGGCTTTGTGCTGTTTCAGGGCGGCAAGCTGTCGATGACCGTATTCATGACGGTGGCCGTATTGTGTGCCTATTTGTTGTTGGGCAGATGGAGCGGAATCAAACGCGTGACCGGAGGGCGGCGGCTGATGAACGCCAGCGCTTCGGGCAGCGGACGCGAAGCGGGGGGCTCCGGGGAGCTCGTCCTTGAGGCCGGACAGTCGATGCAGGTGCAGGTCGATATCAAAGTGCCCGGCATCTGGCCGATTCCTTACGTGCTGGTCCGGGACCGGATCGTCCGCAAGGGCGGCAAGGAAATGTCGTTCGAGATGTCCGTGATTTTGGATTGGAAGCGCCAGGGCTCCGCCGCATACCGGACACCTCCGCTGAAGCGGGGCGTCTATACGCTGGAGGAGCTCGACTGCTCGACCGAGGATATATTCGGTTTGTTTGAACATAAAGGAACGTTGAGGGACGCCCGGAGATTCTCCGTGCTGCCCAAGACGACGTCGATCAGCGATTGGCCCCAACTGAACCGGGCCTACCGGGGGACGCACCACCAATCGGCGACCGCCCAATCGGTTCGCGAGACGACGCAGATCAACGGGGTGCGCGAATATATATACGGCGACCGCCTGTCCCGCGTCCACTGGAACGCCACGGCCAAGACGGGCACGTGGAAGTCCAAGGAGTTCGAACGGGAGGCGCTGCCGCGCACCATTCTGGTGCTGGACCGGCAGGCCGCGGCTTACCGGGGGGACGAGCCGTTCGAGCTGGCTGTGTCCGTCACGGCTTCCCTGCTGCAGTTCGCCAGCCGGCGGGATCTGGCGATCGGCCTGCTGTCCGCCGGCTCTTCGCCGCTATATTTTGAACCGCGCAAGCTTGCAGGAGTCTCGGGCGCGATCTGGGAGCATCTCACCGGAGTGGAGGCGGACGGGAAGCATCCGCTTCCCGGGCTGCTTCGGGAATGGTGCAAATCGTGGCCGCAGGGCAGCCTTGTGGCGGTCGTCGGGCCGATCGGCTCGGAATCAGCATACGAGGCGCTGCGCTGGCTGAAGGAACGCCAATTCAATCCGCACCACATCGGCATCGACCAGAACCGGGACGGCGCGCAGACGGAGTCCTGGCGGCGGCTGATGCGCGGCGAGGGCATTCCGCATTACGTTCTCTCCGAATTGGACGAATTGTCGGCGGCGTTGGGAGGTCGGGCGAGATGA